The Mycolicibacterium mucogenicum DSM 44124 genomic sequence ACCGCGACCGCCGCCAAGGACTACGGGATCATCGACACGGTCCTCGAGTACCGGAAGCTCTCGGCCCAGAAGGCCTGAGTCCCACAACGTGCAGCGGCCGTCAGCCCATCCGGGCTGGCGGCCGCTGCACGTTTATGCCTGATGCGCCGCCGTTCGGTCAGGCTTTGTCGGGCTTGCCCTTCGGGGCGGGGGATGACGTGTCTGACTTGGGCTTCTTGTTCTTGGATGCACCGTGTTGTGTTGCGGATGAACTCGATGGATCGCTACGGGGAGGCGCTTGCCGTCCCGGCTTGGGCGAGGTCTGAGGGTCCGCTGTGGGCAGCGTCGGATCCGGGCCCTCGGGCGTTCCGAGCGCCGTCGCGGGTGTGGTCTTGCCGGCTCTGGTGTTCGCGGGAGTAGTTCGCGTATTCGCCGGGGCCGGCGGTGCGCGGTGCGTCGTATCGGCCGCCGGGTCGGCGGTGGTGTCTGTCGATGCACCCGGTGCCGGGGCCGACAGGGGATTCACTGTGGCAACCGGGGCGGGCGTGCCGGCTGCGGTCGCCGCCAACGGCAACACGGCTCTGATGGTGTTGAACACGGCAAGGCCGATCACGAAAGGTGCGACAACGACGGCCCCCAGGATCATCGCCGGTACGGCCAGCTGCGGTACGGCCTGAAAAATGGGGAACTGCTGCAGGAATCCGCCGGCGATGAGCGCCGAGACGAAGAAGACTCCGACCGCGCTCAAGGCGATCGTGGCGGGGATGGCTGAGATGGCGGCGACAATCTGGTCCGGGGTCGGAAGTGGCGGCAGGCTCGGCAGGCTGAGCGCGGCCGTGGGTGTGGGTACGACGGCGGCGGTCGGGCTCGGTGCGGCCATGGTGCCGGCCGAGGTCGGCGTCGGCGTCGGCGTCGGCTTCGGATGGACAACCGCGAACTGCTGTTGCAGATCGCGCTGTACGGAGTTCAGAACCGTTGACAGCGAAGTGAATTGGACCACCGTCACACCTGCTTGCCCGGTGGCGGCCGTGGCCGGCGCCGCGATGAGCGGATGTGTCACCTGAGCCGCGGCCAGGATGCCGACGGTGATGGTGGCGCACCCGACGCGGTGGACGTTCGAGATGTGGTGTGCGGTCATGGCTGCCTCCTCGGGTGGATGTCGGCGGGCGCCCTCAGCGCGGACCGTTCCTGTAATTGTCGCGTGCGTCAATGACTGCTGTCTTCAGTCGATCGCCGTATTTGGCACCAAGAATCCGCCAAGGCGCCCACCGCACCCTGTGACGTGACCACGATCCCGGCCATTCGAACAGGACCTGCCATGAACCGACACTCCCGCCGCACCGCCGCCGCCCTGGCCACGGCCGCCCTGGCCGTGTCCTTGGCGGTCGGATTGCCGGTGGCCCAGGCGAATCCCACTCCCGAGGCCGCGATGCCGGTGCCGTGGAACCAGGTCGGTGACGGCTGGACGCTGGCCACCTGGAACCCGGTGGCCGGACGTCGCCCGGGCGAGCGGCCCGCGCCCGACGAGGCGCCGCCCGCGAAAGCCGCCGACACGCTGTTCCTGATCGACCCGGCGGGGCACCGGTACGCCATCACGACATTCGAGCCGAACGACAAGGGCTGGAAGCCGCATCTGCTGGACTGGTCGGGTGACGGCGGTCGGGCATTGTTCTCGATGGGTGACGACACCGTCATCGTGGTCGATCTGCACACCGGCAACCAGACGTCCTTCCCGACGCGCGCCTCCGCCCGTTTCAGCCGCCCGAACGGCCAGGCGATCGTGCTGTCGAGCAGCAGTCAGGACCAACCGAGCACCTTGCAGCGCGTCGACCTCGCCGGCAACGTGCAGCTGACCTACCCGACCGAGAACCTCGCCGGCGCCGGTCGATTCGGCGGCGACTACCTGGAAACACCCGACGGCACGACGCTCGTGCTGTCGACGGCCAACCGGGGCAACGACGCGGCACCGCGAACGGACAACAGCTTCGTGCTCATGGGCAACGACGGCACCGTCGGGCGGGTGCTGCCGGTACCGATGCCCGGCGCCGTCTGCCGGACCACACGATGGCTGGCGCCAACGGATTTCGTCGCCAGTTGCACCGCGCAGAAGTCCGCCGGAAGCCAGCTGTGGAAGGTGCCGATCGACGGCTCGGCGCCGACCGCGCTCACCGCCGTCAACAACGCGAAGAACGAACCGGGATTCGACGGCGACTACGGCGATATCGACGCCTGGCAGTTGCCCAGCGGCACCTTCGTGCAGTCGCTCGGTGCTTGCGGCGTCATCTTCCTCTCCCGCGTGACCGCTGACGGGCATACGCAGCGGGTCAAGGTGCCGGGTGCGGGTGACAAGATCGACGTCGTCGGGGCGTCCGGCGACTCGTTGATCCTGAAGTCGACGAGCGGCTGCAGCCCGTCGACGGCGCTGATGTCCTACGACCCCGCCGCGAATTCCACCAAGGTCCTGCTCGGCCCCACCGTGAACGACGGCCGCGTCGTCGACGCCATGACATTCGCGGAGGGCTACCGGTCATGAGGCGGTTCGCGTCCGCACTGGTGGCCGTCGCTGCCGCGGCGACCCTGTCGCCGGCCGCGCACGCTGACGACCAGGTGACCACCGAGGCCTGCGGCTGGGTGCACCCCGACGAAGCCGCGGTCTTTCTCGACGGTCCGGCGACAGCCGAACCGATCCGGACCCAACTGCCTGAATTGTCTTGTGCCTACCGGGCATTCGACGAGCCACTGGGGCGGCGCAGCCTGGAATCCGATGTCCGGTTCGCCGATGCGTTCCCGTGGGACGCCGCAACGACATTCCGCCAGGTGGCCGAGTGGCCCAGGGCCACCGCGGTCGACGGCGTGGGCGTCAAGGCGGTCTGCACGTACGAACCGAATGTCACGCCGCCGTCGACGACGCTCACGGTGCTGTTGACGGGCGAACGGATCTATCGCGTCACGGGCAGCTACGTGTGGCGCTGCGAAACGCTGAAGACGTTCGCCGAACTGGCAATAGCCCGCATCGGCCGATAGCACCCGATACCCTCGGCCCATGCGGCCGACCGGAATCGATTTCGGTGTTCTGGGCACGCTGCGGATGGCCGTCGACGACCGCGTCGTCTCACTGGGCGCACCCAAGCAGCGCGCGGTGTTCGCGATGCTGCTGCTGGGCCGCGGCCGCCCGGTGTCGGTGGATGCGTTGATCGACGCGGTGTGGGAGCAGTCACCGGCCGCGGCCGCCCGCACCGCGCTGCACTCCTACATCTCCAACCTCCGAAAGATCTTGGCGGAGTCCGGAATGCCGCGGGAGGCCCTGGCCGCCGCCCCGCCCGGATACCGGCTCGACGTGGCGGAGGACGCAACCGACCTGGGGCGCTTCGAGAAGGAGAAGCTCGCTGGGTTGCGCGCGGCGGCCGCCGGTCAGTTCCCGTCCGCGGCGGTACACCTGTCGGCGGCCCTGGCGCAGTGGCGGGGACCGGTCCTCGGCGATCTGTCCGACTTCGCTTTCGTCGACGCCGTCGCCGCCGCTCTGGTCGACGAGCGCATCTCCGTGGAGACCGCGCGTGCGGAAGCTGAAATCGCCTGTGGCCAGGCAGCTCTGGTGATCGGCCCGCTGGAGACCCTGGTCGCCGAACACCCCTACCGCGAACCCCTGTGGGCGCAGTTGATCACCGCCTACTACAGCTGTGGGCGGCAGGCGGACGCGCTCGACGCGTTCCGGCGCGTGAAGTCGATCCTGGCCGAGGACCTCGGTATCGATCCCGGCTCGGCGATAAGTGCCCTGCAGCAACGCATTCTGCGTCAGGAACCACTCGACGTTCAGGGCGCCGCGCAGGCGACGGCGGTGCACACCATCGGCCGGCTCCGCTCGGGCTCCACCCGGTCGACGGCGTCCAGGGCGGGCCTGCGCGACGCGTCCGGGCAGTGGTTTGCCCTGCGCGCGATGGCGACCCGGATCGGTCGCCAGGCCGACAACGACATCGTGCTCGACGCGGCAGACGTCAGCCGGCACCACGCCGTCATCGTCGATGCGGGCACCGGGCCGGTGATGGTGGATCTGCGTTCGGCCAACGGCGTATACGTGCAGGGCACGCGGATCGAGGCCAACACCAATCTGTTCGACGGCGACCGCATCCGTAT encodes the following:
- a CDS encoding BTAD domain-containing putative transcriptional regulator — protein: MRPTGIDFGVLGTLRMAVDDRVVSLGAPKQRAVFAMLLLGRGRPVSVDALIDAVWEQSPAAAARTALHSYISNLRKILAESGMPREALAAAPPGYRLDVAEDATDLGRFEKEKLAGLRAAAAGQFPSAAVHLSAALAQWRGPVLGDLSDFAFVDAVAAALVDERISVETARAEAEIACGQAALVIGPLETLVAEHPYREPLWAQLITAYYSCGRQADALDAFRRVKSILAEDLGIDPGSAISALQQRILRQEPLDVQGAAQATAVHTIGRLRSGSTRSTASRAGLRDASGQWFALRAMATRIGRQADNDIVLDAADVSRHHAVIVDAGTGPVMVDLRSANGVYVQGTRIEANTNLFDGDRIRIGAHEFTLELG